CATCAAGGTTCTCTTCGGGAATATCACTCTTAGCTGCCTCCTTACTAGATTCTTCATCCCTTGAAAGTTTCTTGGATTTGATTTCTGACTCGTTCTAAGAAAAAAACAACGAAGTAAATTCTAGCACAGGTTGTTTGCAGTCTTGATAGTTAGACAAAAGATCACAGCCGTTAAACTACCTTAGAACTGAGTGATGGAACAGTTAAATTTAGAGACGCCAGACCATCAGTATTTAAATAGCGTGAATAGTTTGGATGAAGCAACTGCAGCAACAAGCGCCTTGCACTCTGAAATTCACAAAACGCAAACAGAAAACTGTAAACAATGCAATACTAAAAGCTGAACTAAACAGCTCCAATAATGGCGCAAGTTTAGGGATACAATCCATTCTATGGACATCCTAAAGTGtaaaaaaatatgaactttTAGAAGACCCAAGCAGGGCAGACCAACTCCTCAGTTTATTGGTTCGGATTTTAAGGATTCTCCAGGTAAATAATTCAGATAATAATGAGGGTAGATATATATTTCTctaattcttttatttgcttaaaaggTCATTAGCCCATTATTATTTCACAAGTTATCTTCTTAAAAATCTGTTGTTAAGATAACAGGTTTAGAATGAGTATAGACCTTGTCCAAAGCAAGCTCTTTCAATGTTGTTTGAAGCTGACGGATGATAATCTGTAAtcagaaaattaaaatcaagcattaACAAAAAGCAACATTACATAGTAGTTTAAAGAAAGGTAGTAACGACAGGCTTCATAGCAGACTAACCTTTGTTATAAGCTTTGTGTCATCGACCATAGAAAATATACTAACGAGTACCTGATAAAACAGAAACCAGACACTTAAGTGCCTTAAATCTTAATGCAAGGCCTCATGACACACTACTCAAAATATCACTAGTTCCATAGCTGAATTTACTGAGAGCAAATTACATTTCAGACATAGAAACCATACTGTTAAATCCAGGAACAGAATAACTTGCATTTTGTTAGTGAGCATGGTGATAGCTTTAGTTCTTTACATAGGAATGTTCAAAACTCGGTTAAAACCAagttaaccaaattaactgattcaatttgattttggttaGGTTAGTTCAGTTTTAGGTTAAATATGTGAATTCCGTCAGTTGTGGATTTATATAAGTGATAACTGAACCGatcgaattaaccaaattaatataaatagattatatttatatattttaaatattataaaatatatttataatattatagatCTGtggaaaatattataacaaCAAAGTTGATTACATTTCTCCGATGATTATGATATTTCTTTTTAACGaaatatacaataaaatatataataatcttAAACAAATATGAATCAGAAAAGGGCACATCGGCTCATTTATATTAGGTTAATTTAGTTAACTGCCTAAACGGACCAACTTAAGTTGATTTGGTTATTTCTGTTTTTCCTTAAGTCTGTTCAGCTTTCAATTATGATGGAGGTCAGATTTCAGGAGACCTCTTTGCACGCTAAGAAGGTTAAAAATAAGCTGTCTACAAAGGCCACCCGTATGGCATTTCTAACAGACGAAATTTGAGCAGATAGAATTCCATAAACAACCCTTACCATGCATCCACATTGATCATGCGCTATCTTGCTTATATGGCCTTTCATCCCTTTgatgattttctttctttcctagaataaaacaccaaaagaaTGATAATTCATGAGTTAACAAAAACTAGGAATTCCATAGGGTAACATCATTTTGTGTTTTACTAGAAAAGGGTATCTTCATCTATTAGGTTTTATGGAACTCATCCAATCGACCGCAACAAACCTTCGCACTCCCATGCTTAACACAAAGCATCCCAATCTTAGATCCCTCTCGGGTATGGATCATACGAACAAGGAGTGGGCCAGACAGCTGTTGAATTATATCTGCAGCAGAGGACTATTGACAAACTTAATTTAGAAAGAGAAAAATCACATGTAAAAACCAGTTCTACTGGGTACTGGCAGGGAACTTATTAGAGAATGTTTTGAAAATGCATGTTAAGATCTTAAATACCTTATCAGCTATGTCCAAATACTCTATTAATACCCTGTGTATCATCGAGTGGTCTAATATTCCTTTTTCAAGGATTGGTTGGATTACCGAACTCATGTGTCGCAAAACAGATGATTTTTGCAGGTCCAGCTTTGATATTATATCTATTAACCTGAAATATGGAAATTTTGTGTCAACCTTTGTTCCCAACTTGTTGCAGTTGTAGGATATTGCTATGGAATTACATATATCCAACAAAGCCATGGAAGGAATAACATCGCGAAATTTAATGACAGCCCATCAACCTCAGTGATAACTTCTGAAAGTATGACAATCATGgccaaaaaatacaaatttatatatattctaccTGCTTTCTTTGATGGATGCGAGGTCTTTGAACAGATGAAGCTCGGTAGAATATAATTCCATCAGAAGCTCTTGTTTTTGAGTGGCATTTCCCAGTTGATATGCATGCTCAATAACTGCATAGGGAGAAGCATGAACACTGGATGTTAGCAAGGCTTGAGAACAGATTTACCTCTCAAGAACATGTAGTGAACCTAATGAAAATTAGGTGCAGTTATATCGCTAACTTTAACACAAATCATATGCAAATGAAATTGAGTAGACTTAAGACCTACGTTACTTGGACATAGGTGTGAGTGACGGATATAGGCATGTCCAACATGGGCATGTTCAATTTTGTCCTAagtttttatatgtatttggaGGATTATCACAGAGTCATAGCCCATTACAATGTTGATATATGCACCAGACGGTCCGGAACTATGCTACTCGGACTTGGATGTGAGTGTCGGAACACAAGTATGTTTCCAGCACAGGTATGCACAATattttctaaagtgtttctatgTATTTGGAGGATCCATGGAGTCATATCCCTATACCCATGTCGGCATTTGTGTCAATCATGGATGTCAAACATGggaacttcaaaaaaaaatggataATCAGAGCAACATAGCTTAAGGCACATGTTTAAAGCAAATGCaccataaatttgacaaattAGGTCAGCAAACAAAGTCTTAACATACCAACAGATCCAACCATGTGCCGAAGAAGTGAAGCAACATGCCCACGGAGAGATGAGATAACCCCAGCCAGCTGTTTTTTAGATGCTGCATGCATTTAATTATAACGTAAGACAGTGATAACAATAGGGTTAACAACACCTAGAAGAGAACTATAAAAAGGGTCTGTGAAGCAGCATAACTATACCTGCATCAAACATTTTCTTCACAAGATGCACTGCATAGGCATTGCAAGAAAGGGTCAGAAGGTGTGGCTGAAGCTCGGAGAATACGGCATCTCTTTCTATTTGTGAGCAGTACTTAACACAGGTCTAAAAAAAACCAGAAAAAAAAGGGGTTAGACAATCATAGACTATTGCAGTGGAatacatttgaaaatttaagaaaaaggcTAAGAAAACCCACCTGCAGAACACGAGATGAAACATGAGAGCCAGCAATTTCTGGAATCTTTCCCTTCATCTTTTGCAGAGCTTCAGTTATAAGCCTTAGAACAATTCAAGTAACATTTTagtacaaaaaataataatactgaCTAACAATGCATTATATTTGTTCTTACAAACATACTTTGATCTGTCTTCTTTAGCAATATTCCGACGCCTCATCTTTTCCCATAAAGATGCAAGCTCCTATCACAAtgtaaaatgatcaaaacttGCATTAGACCATAATTTGATAATTGCCAAATATTTACATGGTCAGCCAAAACATAAGTTCTAATCAACTGATAAACACCTCAACTCAAATCTCCTCATTTTTTCCCCTTAATTCTTAATTCCACCATGGTTGTAAACAAGGGACTTGCGTTCCTAAGCAGTTAGGGTTCggacaaaaaaaatctaattcaGCTCAGTCGTTGGTGAGTTGAGTGAGCCCAAGCTGAAAGAAGTTTGAGCTATCAAGCGAATTAAATTTGAGTATTCTAATACTTGATAGTGCAACTAATAAGATTTTCCCCCTTTTAATTAGCTATGTTACTTGGACTCGGGAGTGAGTGTTGAATACCTACGCAGGTATGGTTagcttttttaagtttttccatgtatttaaaGGATCCTTGAAGATCATATTCCCATATCTGTGTGTAGGATACAGGTACTtaatgaaaaatgaagagaCCAAGCACCATAGTTAATTAGTATAGAAAATcttcaattcaaatttgaacTTGAGTTTGAATACAAATAATCAAGTTTGACATCGAGCATGAGAGCTGAGCTTGACTTTAAccaagtaaacaagcaagattGAGCAACTCAATGTTTTTCTCAATTCGAGTTCATGCTTTACAAATGAAACTGAAACGAGCTCGAGACTCTTATCTCTAATTTCAAATCAAGCTTCTTACAGCTTAAATTCAGCTCGGCTTGATTACACCCTAAATAATAATCCAGAGCTCGACTTAGTTACACcctaaaattaaagaattaaaggCCTAGAACTTACTTGTTCAAGAGTATAATGCggcttcctcttcttctttctaGCTTCAGCCAATTCCTACCAAAAACCAATAAAACAACAAACATTAAAtaacacaaaaacaaaatggCTTTACTtctaaaatatctaattaaaaaatatacatataatatcaaataacCTTGGCTTGGATTCGACGCTCTCGCTTTGTAAGTTCTTTATTATCATTCCCAGATTCCGATTTCTTAAACTTGGAATGAGTTGGGTGTTCTCGTTTTGGTTTGGATGAGTTGAAAGGTTTCTTGAGGAGTTTGTTTGAAGGGTTTGCTGATGAAGGGGTTGAAGAAAGCAGCTTCGGCTTCTTCGATTTCGAGCCATCTTTGTCCGTTTTGGTGCTTGAGAATTGCTTTCTCTTATTGGGTTTTTGCGTTTGTTGATTCTTGGCCGCCATTGGAAGTGTTTTTTAGCTCTAAGCTGTGTCTCCTTGGGGATGAGAGAGAGGGGGTTTTAGTTTTAGCCTTCGTTTTTCCGAGGGTTTTGCGTCTAGGTTAGAGGGCAGGAAAAAAGACTGGGCCTGCTGATTCTCCAACCTATCAGCTCTGTTTTATTCCTTTGAATTAAAACggatattaatttaagcattattatttgagaaattttattactttttaaatttaattgatttttgatgtttttcatattataaaaatatttggggTTCGTAATTCTCCgaacaaaatcatttttaaggtttaaatcatatttttctttaaataatgtaGTGTGTCTTACTATTGCACCCATTACttgttgattttaaatttaattgagaaTGTTCCCACATttagtaaattatatttttatttgtttattttcctttttaaaaattttctttatttttgttgaatatttttcaccacaaattcataaaatttatttatttttaatttattttaaatactattctattaaattttaaattatatgctaatttaaatacatataaaatattttaattttaatattatatttattttaagataaacatattaacttatttttatttaaaactagtTTTCTTGCCCACAATGCACAAGTTTGATGATATGTATcaatcaaaacatattaaaattagtttaataattaaaacaataaaaatcatgttaaaatcaaatttaaaatagatactgatatagataaatatttaatttaaatagaatggataaattatctaattaaatatgtatctaaattttaaaacttctaatagtctaattaaatatttatgtaatttattttttaaaatattatatataatataatcaattaatatttataattgaataataaaccTAAATTAGCTTATAATTGAATACTTAAGAtgattaattcattttatttaaattaaataaaaatagagagattACCACTTTTCGTAATATGAAGGTGTGtaccttattatatatatatatgataactAAACTATAGCTATTATTTGATACACAAGCAGAATTTTTAACTCTACTTGTAGAGCTAAGAGAATGGCATGTgtcttatttatatattttatatatgtttttaaaatgccAATTAAAGACTCTTGTTATTAACCCTTTGTGGagttaaaaattctatcacctatatgtcaaataataatccTTCCCAATAATAAactaacttttataaataagtattaccgaaaatgttaaaattaataaacttaatattttattctatggGGCAATTTCAAAATCTACATCAAATTCTTTGTAGAGTGCTAAGTGAACCGAACCGAACATATCAATGTAATTTTCtcaaagttttaattaatatttcacCATGCATACCAAACATTGTAATATTACATTTATGGTAATCACGTTTCCAATAATCACATTCTATTACAATCTTTTCATGAGAAAGCACCAAATGTCACCAAATTTCTTTGCAAACTCAGtttttttggggattttattgcATATGTTGTTTTAGGTATTAGATGTTTCTACTGACTGCCAAAAGGATAAGGAGTTATATAAAGACTCACCAAATCAAGATTCTACTTATTTTGATGGTTGAGAGTGTTATTTGGGTTAGGCGGTCTGATTCAAGCAATAAaagctcctttttttttcataaagttTAAATTATCTCACCTTTCGAGGCTTTGTCTTATTCAAAACCAAAGTTATTcgttttatataattaaatttgaaaatttattaacttatctcttaaaatgAATATTGGTAAAAAAACCCCTCCTAATTGGATGTTTTCCTCCACATTAtgttttttagaattaaaaattcaaagaggtacataaaaacaatgaaattgtaattgtATTAGGTAAACAAAACTCATTCATGAACCTTGACAAATCATCCAAATTCTATCAGATTAAAATTCCAATAGAATGTATTTAATAgatatatcataaaataatattttcatacaaaatagAAATCAACCTTGATGAATGAATGAGTTGGAGCTCGTTGATGAACACactatcattttataatattaaaataataattcagcCTACTATCAAtcgaataaataatatttttatgtattttttaagtaatttaattttagaatcaaTTCTattaggtttttttcttttaaatgtctATTTTATAGTTTGCaagtttttaatatttggtGTACCATTTCAtcctttcatttgtttttggtacttctataaaatttaaattcatataaaatgaatgtaatttgaatatcaactatcaaattttaaaattatatatattactgttttaattttaacatcttTATTGTCCATTCACAACgcaaatattatatattcaaTGGATTACGTTATGATTTTACACATAAGACTCTAAACAACTCTTCTATTCAAGTTGTTGGCCATAACAACTGAATCTATACATTAGAAACCTttaaatccaaatcaatttccCCACCCTACTATCAATATTAATAGAACAATAAGAACCTAATTTAATCACTTGTGTATTCTTCTTCGACAACTTATACCTTTTCTTAATAGTATAAATTCCACGAGTATCATGAGGCGAAATTATATGATCATTTCCATTAGATTGGCAAATACAGATTTTCATTACCAACTTTTCCATTAACTCGTAAATCCAAACATCCATTGTTTCCTCATCCTAAATTCCATGCTCTCTATTAAATCCATTCAGACACTTTGTTGAAGTAGCAACAAGCTCTAAAAAACTTTATTGAGCAGGAACCAATAATTGTTCCATACAAACACTTTAAAA
The window above is part of the Gossypium raimondii isolate GPD5lz chromosome 9, ASM2569854v1, whole genome shotgun sequence genome. Proteins encoded here:
- the LOC105798866 gene encoding pumilio homolog 24; protein product: MAAKNQQTQKPNKRKQFSSTKTDKDGSKSKKPKLLSSTPSSANPSNKLLKKPFNSSKPKREHPTHSKFKKSESGNDNKELTKRERRIQAKELAEARKKKRKPHYTLEQELASLWEKMRRRNIAKEDRSKLITEALQKMKGKIPEIAGSHVSSRVLQTCVKYCSQIERDAVFSELQPHLLTLSCNAYAVHLVKKMFDAASKKQLAGVISSLRGHVASLLRHMVGSVVIEHAYQLGNATQKQELLMELYSTELHLFKDLASIKESRLIDIISKLDLQKSSVLRHMSSVIQPILEKGILDHSMIHRVLIEYLDIADKSSAADIIQQLSGPLLVRMIHTREGSKIGMLCVKHGSAKERKKIIKGMKGHISKIAHDQCGCMVLVSIFSMVDDTKLITKIIIRQLQTTLKELALDKSARRLLLQLLHPNYSRYLNTDGLASLNLTVPSLSSKNESEIKSKKLSRDEESSKEAAKSDIPEENLDEESTKEVATTDSDMEATESGKSDTPEENLNSAEGGKKDPSLRRRELLVNSGLAENLIDVCIENAEELLTSNFGKEVIFEVAKGGSDGILHPTLDEKLNNLHEAIAELAAKPKSDESEEEHVLENFHSSRTIRKLILDCPAFASTLWKKSLEGKCQLWAQGHSSKVVSAFLESSDSEVRKVAKEELQPLVDDGTLKIPETKQLANEN